From a single Nothobranchius furzeri strain GRZ-AD chromosome 7, NfurGRZ-RIMD1, whole genome shotgun sequence genomic region:
- the LOC107374717 gene encoding tomoregulin-1, with protein MALPGRFSGFCCMLLLLGLPNAWTSFTRGGSPDCGPGKAADCPDQSEKKSDLRVCDAGTCRFGGTCRENGADIKCVCQFHCNKKYVPVCGSNGDTYQNECFLRRAACRKQRAISIVSEGACYHDAGSGSGDGDDEGSGRGKKASKCGNCKFGAECDEDSEDLLCMCNIVCNGHNDNPVCGSNGVTYDTPCHVREASCLKQLKIDIKHVGRCQDKNRKDDGSKSKPDIYAVSKAVNEDGFVENPVPCPNDYAQFCEHGQCEMIRSLPTCRCEAAYGGPQCDQLLDFNILYVVPSGQKLHYVLIAAIIGAVQIAVIVAVVMCFTRRCNKSKRGRRQKQHLGHFPSGTSSRMM; from the exons aTGGCTCTGCCGGGCCGGTTCTCCGGGTTCTGCTGCATGCTGCTCTTGTTGGGTCTCCCGAACGCCTGGACCTCATTCACCCGCGGCGGGAGTCCGGACTGCGGACCCGGGAAGGCCGCTGACTGTCCAG ATCAGTCAGAGAAGAAGAGCGACCTGCGTGTCTGTGATGCCGGAACGTGTCGCTTTGGAGGAACCTGCAGGGAGAACGGAGCCGACATCAAGTGTGTTTGTCAGTTCCAt TGTAATAAGAAGTACGTTCCTGTCTGTGGCTCCAATGGAGACACGTATCAGAACGAGTGCTTCCTGAGGAGAGCCGCCTGTAGGAAACAGAGGGCCATCAGCATCGTGTCAGAGGGAGCCTGTTACCACG ACGCCGGTTCTGGATCTGGAGACGGAG ATGACGAAGGCTCCGGCCGCGGCAAGAAGGCGTCTAAATGTGGAAACTGCAAGTTTGGAGCCGAATGTGATGAAGACTCTGAAGATCTGCT CTGCATGTGTAACATCGTGTGTAACGGACACAACGACAACCCGGTGTGCGGCAGCAACGGCGTCACCTACGACACGCCGTGTCACGTCCGCGAGGCGTCCTGTCTCAAACAGCTGAAGATCGACATCAAACACGTTGGCCGTTGCCAAG ataAAAACAGGAAGGACGATGGGTCCAAGTCCAAACCAGACATCTACG CCGTGTCCAAGGCTGTCAACGAGGACGGGTTTGTGGAGAACCCGGTTCCGTGTCCCAATGACTACGCCCAGTTCTGTGAACATGGACAGTGTGAGATGATACGCAGCCTGCCCACCTGCAG GTGTGAGGCGGCGTACGGCGGGCCTCAGTGCGACCAGCTGCTGGACTTTAACATCCTCTACGTTGTTCCCAGCGGTCAGAAGCTTCACTACGTCCTCATCGCCGCCATCATTGGAGCTGTTCAGATCGCCGTCATCGTTGCCGTGGTGATGTGCTTCACCAG GAGATGCAACAAGTCGAAGCGCGGCCGCAGACAGAAGCAGCACCTGGGCCACTTCCCGTCAGGAACGTCCTCCAGGATGATGTAG